The following proteins are co-located in the Flectobacillus major DSM 103 genome:
- a CDS encoding superoxide dismutase has translation MNRKNFLKTTLASALALTSIKSWGFSFGSNYNKKFPVMSLEQTLAESAPFTLAALPYAPESLEPNIDKLTMEIHHGRHHKAYVDNLNKAIVGTPLEKLSLWDLLKDAGKQVLAVRNNAGGHWNHTFFWNILSPMGGGTPKGALAEEITKTFGSFDKFKEEFAKAATGRFGSGWAWLIVQDKKLAITSTPNQDNPLMDVAEKKGQPILGIDVWEHAYYLKYQNKRADYIAAYWNVVNWDAVSKNFENALK, from the coding sequence ATGAACCGTAAAAATTTTTTGAAAACAACACTCGCGTCTGCTTTGGCATTGACAAGCATTAAATCGTGGGGTTTTTCTTTTGGAAGCAATTATAATAAAAAATTCCCAGTGATGTCGTTGGAACAAACCCTGGCCGAGTCAGCTCCTTTTACTTTAGCAGCTTTGCCCTATGCTCCTGAGAGTTTAGAACCAAACATAGATAAACTTACTATGGAAATTCACCACGGCCGTCATCATAAAGCGTATGTTGATAACCTCAACAAAGCTATTGTGGGTACTCCATTAGAAAAGCTTTCGCTTTGGGATTTGTTGAAAGATGCAGGCAAGCAAGTGCTAGCAGTACGTAATAATGCAGGTGGACATTGGAATCATACTTTTTTCTGGAATATCCTTTCGCCAATGGGTGGAGGTACGCCTAAAGGGGCATTGGCCGAAGAAATCACAAAAACATTTGGCTCATTTGATAAATTTAAGGAAGAGTTTGCAAAGGCTGCTACTGGTCGTTTTGGTTCGGGATGGGCTTGGTTGATTGTTCAAGATAAAAAATTGGCAATTACTTCAACTCCTAATCAAGATAATCCTTTGATGGATGTTGCCGAGAAAAAAGGACAACCTATTTTGGGTATCGATGTTTGGGAGCATGCCTATTACCTAAAATACCAAAACAAGCGTGCCGATTATATTGCTGCTTATTGGAATGTAGTAAATTGGGACGCTGTTAGCAAAAATTTTGAAAATGCTTTAAAATAG
- a CDS encoding isopenicillin N synthase family dioxygenase — protein MNSETLLDKIPSLDLADFTSGDTERKAKFVQDLGTAFNNIGFVAVKNHGLTDDLTHKLYDVVQKFFYSSDELKQQYAIEGIAGQRGYIGKGKETAKGFKVADLKEFYHIGQPKVDDGDPIWAQYPDNVFPKEQPEFEEATLVAYKTLENAGKKLLQAIALYLELPEDFFEEKVKHGNSILRAIHYFPIPNPEEVPDGAVRAAAHGDINLITLLMGASAEGLEVLRRDGEWIPITSLPEYVVVNVGDMLDRLTNHKLKSTIHRVVNPPREKLGTSRFSIPFFMHPRAEMDLTCLPTCVSQDNPKLYVDMTAGEFLNERLIELGLKK, from the coding sequence ATGAATTCAGAAACACTTCTCGACAAAATCCCTTCGCTTGATTTAGCAGATTTTACATCGGGTGATACCGAGCGTAAAGCTAAATTTGTACAAGATTTAGGAACGGCATTTAATAATATAGGCTTTGTTGCAGTCAAAAATCATGGACTTACCGACGATTTGACGCATAAGTTATACGATGTTGTTCAAAAGTTCTTTTATTCAAGCGATGAATTAAAACAACAATATGCCATTGAGGGTATTGCTGGGCAGCGTGGGTATATTGGCAAAGGAAAAGAAACGGCAAAAGGTTTTAAAGTAGCAGACTTAAAAGAGTTTTATCATATTGGTCAGCCAAAAGTAGATGATGGCGACCCTATATGGGCTCAGTATCCAGATAATGTTTTTCCAAAAGAACAACCCGAATTTGAGGAGGCTACTTTAGTGGCTTACAAAACTTTGGAAAATGCTGGCAAAAAATTACTTCAAGCGATTGCTTTGTATTTGGAGCTTCCAGAAGATTTCTTCGAGGAAAAAGTAAAGCATGGTAATTCTATTTTAAGAGCTATTCACTATTTTCCGATTCCCAATCCTGAGGAGGTTCCAGATGGGGCGGTACGTGCAGCAGCACACGGTGATATTAATTTGATTACCCTTTTGATGGGGGCTTCGGCCGAAGGGTTAGAAGTGCTGCGTAGAGATGGCGAGTGGATTCCTATTACTTCATTACCCGAATATGTGGTTGTAAATGTTGGCGATATGCTCGACCGTTTGACCAACCATAAGCTCAAATCTACGATTCACAGAGTTGTTAATCCACCACGAGAAAAATTGGGGACATCTCGTTTTTCTATTCCGTTTTTTATGCACCCTCGTGCCGAAATGGACTTAACTTGTTTGCCTACTTGCGTGTCTCAGGACAAC